Proteins co-encoded in one Arthrobacter globiformis genomic window:
- a CDS encoding methylenetetrahydrofolate reductase, with protein MSPPSLIDTHPNLSDTAPVALSYELFPPRSPAAAGTLWTTIRELEATDPDYVSVTYGASGSNRDTAVELINRLVLETTLRPLAHLTCVGNTPTELAEIIGELLDAGVRGILALRGDLPKDSGEPVSGSLRYAQDLIELIRRVEQRRSALLCAGRVAVGVAAYPTRHPESPSEAHDVEVLLAKQRSGADFAITQVFFHTDQYADLLTRARRAGVTIPIIPGVMPLTSLRRLKRLGELTGVEPAPELIERLAAADTDAERLHIGVSATVDLANAALDAGAPGLHLYTFNEHQSALEVLDKLSLARPARSSSRLNALARRQLAS; from the coding sequence ATGTCACCACCAAGCCTTATAGACACACACCCAAATCTCTCCGACACCGCACCGGTGGCGCTCTCCTATGAACTGTTTCCGCCGCGTTCGCCTGCTGCGGCCGGGACCCTGTGGACCACCATCCGGGAATTGGAAGCCACCGATCCCGACTACGTGTCGGTCACATACGGTGCCAGCGGCTCCAACCGGGACACCGCCGTCGAACTCATCAACCGCCTGGTGCTGGAGACCACCCTCCGCCCGCTTGCCCACCTGACGTGTGTTGGCAACACGCCTACGGAGCTCGCGGAAATCATCGGCGAACTGCTCGACGCGGGCGTCCGCGGCATCCTTGCCCTCCGCGGCGACCTGCCGAAGGACAGCGGCGAACCGGTCAGCGGGTCGCTGCGCTACGCCCAGGACCTCATTGAGCTCATCCGCCGGGTGGAGCAGCGGCGCTCGGCCCTGCTGTGCGCCGGAAGGGTTGCTGTTGGCGTGGCGGCCTACCCGACGCGGCATCCGGAATCGCCCAGCGAGGCCCACGACGTCGAGGTGCTGCTCGCCAAGCAGCGCTCAGGTGCCGACTTCGCGATCACCCAGGTGTTCTTCCACACGGACCAGTATGCGGACCTCCTCACCAGGGCTCGCAGGGCCGGCGTCACCATCCCGATCATCCCCGGCGTCATGCCGCTCACCAGCCTGCGAAGGCTCAAGCGCCTCGGCGAGCTGACCGGCGTCGAACCCGCACCGGAGCTCATCGAGCGGCTCGCGGCGGCGGATACCGACGCCGAACGGCTTCATATCGGCGTCAGCGCAACGGTGGACCTGGCCAACGCGGCCCTGGACGCCGGAGCGCCCGGACTCCACCTTTACACGTTCAACGAACACCAGAGCGCGCTGGAGGTGCTGGACAAACTGTCGCTTGCCCGGCCGGCCCGCTCGTCCAGCCGCCTGAATGCGCTCGCCCGACGCCAGCTCGCCAGCTGA